The following proteins come from a genomic window of Kwoniella bestiolae CBS 10118 chromosome 3, complete sequence:
- a CDS encoding glucose-6-phosphate isomerase, with product MSTGKPATQYQAWKKLQELHSSKQSKLVLKELFNSDSKRFSTYSKEFKASSPDISILLDYSKNLIDEEVLSTLFDLAREASVESFRDDMFAGKHINTSEDRAVLHVALRNPPADKGGFKISEEGVDEVHGVLDHIKEFSESVRSGSWKGYTGKAIDTVVNIGIGGSDLGPVMVCEALKHYSKRDLKSYFVSNIDGTDLAEILKLCNTETTLFIVASKTFTTQETITNAESAKAWFLEQAKDQAHVAKHFVALSTNAKAVTAFGISESNMFAFWDWVGGRYSLWSAIGLSIALSIGYDNFQELLNGAHELDKHFKSAPLEENLPVILALVGIWYNDFYGAQTQALLPYDQYLKKFADYFQQGDMESNGKSVTKDGSRVDYETGPIIWGQSGTNGQHAFYQLIHQGTKLIPADFLAPVETHNPISGGKHHEILLSNFFAQPEALAFGKTEKEVVEELGAEASKNAALVKSKIFEGNKPTNSIMFQKLTPGTLGALIALYEHKIHVQGAIWGINSYDQMGVELGKVLAKNILKQLGKESDVQGHDSSTTGLIHYYQKNRK from the exons ATGTCAACTGGAAAACCTGCCACTC AATACCAAGCCTGGAAGAAGCTCCAAGAGCTTCACTCCTCCAAACAATCCAAGCTCGTCCTCAAAGAACTGTTCAACTCCGACTCCAAGCGATTCTCAACCTACTCGAAAGAGTTCAAAGCCTCCTCACCCgacatctccatcctcctagATTACTCGAAGAACCTgatcgatgaagaggtcTTGTCCACCTTGTTCGACCTCGCCAGGGAAGCTTCCGTCGAATCATTCAGAGATGACATGTTCGCAGGAAAGCACATCAACACCTCCGAGGACAGGGCGGTCCTCCACGTAGCATTGCGAAACCCACCGGCCGACAAGGGCGGGTTCAAGATTTCCGAGGAGGGTGTAGATGAAGTCCACGGTGTTTTGGACCATATCAAGGAATTCAGTGAATCCGTTAGATCCGGTTCATGGAAAGGCTACACCGGCAAGGCTATCGATACCGTCGTTAATATCGGTATTGGTGGTTCCGACTTGGGTCCAGTCATGGTCTGCGAGGCTCTCAAGCATTACTCCAAGAGAGATCTCAAATCTTACTTTGTGTCCAACATTGACGGAACGGATCTCGCTGAGATCTTGAAATTGTGTAACACCGAGACTACTTTATTCATCGTCGCTTCTAAGACTTTCACTACTCAAGAGACTATCACCAACGCTGAGAGTGCCAAGGCCTGGTTCTTGGAACAAGCtaaggat CAAGCCCACGTCGCCAAGCACTTCGTCGCCCTCTCCACCAACGCCAAAGCCGTCACCGCCTTCGGTATCTCCGAATCCAACATGTTCGCCTTTTGGGACTGGGTCGGTGGTCGATACTCCCTCTGGTCAGCTATCGGTCTCTCCATCGCCCTTTCGATCGGTTACGACAATTTCCAAGAGCTGTTGAACGGTGCTCACGAGCTGGATAAACACTTCAAGTCTGCTCCTCTTGAGGAGAATTTGCCTGTCATCTTGGCTTTGGTCGGTATTTGGTACAACGACTTCTACG GTGCTCAAACCCAAGCTCTCCTTCCATACGACCAATACCTCAAGAAGTTCGCCGATTACTTCCAACAAGGTGATATGGAGTCTAATGGTAAGAGCGTCACCAAGGATGGATCTAGAGTAGACTACGAGACTGGG CCCATCATCTGGGGTCAAAGTGGTACCAACGGTCAACACGCCTtctaccaactcatccacCAAGGTACCAAGCTCATCCCTGC TGATTTCCTTGCACCCGTTGAGACCCACAACCCCATCTCAGGCGGTAAACACCACGAGATCTTGTTATCCAACTTCTTTGCTCAACCAGA AGCCCTCGCCTTCGGTAAGACCGAGAAAGAAGTCGTCGAAGAGCTCGGCGCCGAAGCCTCCAAGAATGCCGCCCTGGTCAAATCCAAGATCTTCGAGGGAAACAAGCCCACCAACTCGATCATGTTCCAAAAGCTCACTCCCGGTACGCTCGGTGCTTTGATCGCATTGTACGAGCACAAGATCCACGTGCAGGGTGCTATTTGGGGTATCAACTCGTATGATCAGATGGGTGTGGAGCTTGGTAAG GTCCTCGCTAAGAACATTCTCAAGCAACTTGGTAAAGAAAGTGATGTACAGGGACACGACAGTTCT ACCACCGGTCTTATCCACTACTACCAAAAGAACAGAAAGTAA
- a CDS encoding acetate non-utilizing protein 9, mitochondrial — protein sequence MRQSLIRLASASAPLPLSVQQASIQLIPPIPLYRRLLRAHRTLPPEMRFMGDSYIKSEFRLTRSTDNPLHIIAFLLQWKLYLDELLASTGAPGQGIWRGKKLDTDSFEKLSKEQVGQLYELMHATKDVWKTPEQLEQEAQDAGVSEPIDGGIKQ from the exons ATGCGTCAGTCGCTCATTAGATTAGCCAGTGCCTCAGCACCGCTACCACTATCCGTACAGCAGGCTTCCATACAGCTTATACCGCCTATACC CCTCTATCGTCGTCTCCTCCGAGCTCACCGCACCCTCCCCCCCGAAATGCGATTCATGGGCGACTCCTACATCAAATCCGAATTTCGTCTAACCCGATCAACGGATAATCCCCTCCATATAATCGCGTTCCTCTTGCAGTGGAAATTATACCTCGATGAGCTGTTAGCTTCGACAGGTGCGCCTGGACAGGGGATatggagggggaagaagttggataCGGATTCGTTTGAGAAGTTGAGTAAGGAGCAGGTGGGGCAGCTTTATGAGTTGATGCATGCTACGAAGGATGTTTGGAAGAC ACCCGAGCAGCTGGAACAGGAAGCTCAAGATGCTGGCGTCTCTGAACCTATAGATGGAGGTATCAAGCAGTAA
- a CDS encoding isocitrate dehydrogenase [NADP], mitochondrial: protein MSIYHQPLLRTTPLLARTALRTSRPLAFGLSSTMGYATTPAGIERIKVKNPVVEIDGDEMTRIIWKKIREELILPYVDVDLKYYDLGMENRDATNDQVTIDSAEAIKKYSVGVKCATITPDEARVKEFNLKEMWRSPNGTIRNILGGTVFREPIILEKIPKPVPGWTKPIVIGRHAFGDQYRSTDFISPGPGKLTLTYTPADGGKPTELNVYDFKGKGVALAMYNTDESIYGFAHASFKMALSKKMTLFMSTKNTILKKYDGRFKDIFEEVYESTYKAEFERLGIYYEHRLIDDMVAQAIKSSGGFVWACKNYDGDVMSDILAQGFGSLGMMTSELITPDGKTMESEAAHGTVTRHYRQYQQGHETSTNPVASIFAWTRGLAFRAKLDDTPALGEFAKSLEEACVEVIDKDSIMTKDLALAMKGKDMKRDDWVTTDVYMKKVEERLIEKLKARI, encoded by the exons ATGTCGATATACCATCAGCCATTACTCCGAACCACCCCCTTATTAGCTAGAACGGCCCTCCGAACTTCCCGTCCACTCGCTTTTGGCCTGTCCTCAACAATGGGATACGCTACCACTCCAGCGGGGATTGAGAGGATCAAAGTGAAGAATCCCGTGGTTGAGATTGACGGGGATGAGATGACTAGGATTATTTGGAAGAAGATTAGAGAGGAG CTCATCTTACCGTATGTGGACGTTGATCTCAAGTACTATGATTTGGGGATGGAGAACCGAGATGCT ACGAACGACCAAGTAACCATCGACTCAGCAGAAGCTATCAAAAAGTATTCCGTAGGAGTGAAATGCGCGACTATAACGCCCGACGAAGCTAGAGTGAAAGAATTCAACTTGAAGGAAATGTGGAGAAGTCCAAATGGTACT ATCCGAAATATCCTCGGTGGAACTGTGTTCAGAGAACCTATCATCCTCGAAAAGATCCCCAAGCCAGTTCCAGGGTGGACTAAACCCATTGTTATTGGTAGACACGCGTTTGGTGATCAG TACCGATCAACAGACTTCATCTCTCCCGGTCCCGGtaaactcaccctcacttaCACCCCAGCCGACGGAGGTAAACCCACCGAATTGAACGTGTATGATTTCAAGGGCAAGGGAGTGGCGTTGGCCATGTATAACACCGATGAGTCCATCTACGGGTTCGCTCATGCGAGTTTCAAGATGGCTTTGAGCAAGAAGATGACTTTGTTCATGTCTACAAAGAA CACCATCTTGAAGAAGTATGATGGAAGGTTCAAGGATATCTTCGAGGAGGTATACGAGTC AACCTACAAAGCTGAATTCGAAAGACTCGGTATCTATTACGAACACCGATTGATTG ACGACATGGTCGCGCAAGCTATCAAGTCATCCGGTGGATTCGTCTGGGCCTGTAAGAACTACGATGGAGATGTGATG AGTGACATCCTCGCCCAAGGATTCGGTTCATTGGGAATGATGACCTCCGAGCTCATCACACCTGACGGAAAGACCATGGAGTCCGAAGCAGCCCACGGAACAGTCACTAGACATTACAGGCAGTACCAACAGGGACACGAAACTTCCACTAACCCCGTTGCCTCAATCTTCGCCTGGACCCGAGGACTGGCCTTCAGAGCCAAGTTGGACGATACACCCGCATTAGGGGAATTTGCCAAGTCGTTGGAAGAGGCTTGTGTGGAGGTGATTGATAAGGATTCGATAATGACCAAGGATCTTGCGTTGGCCATGAAGGGCAAGGAtatgaagagggatgattgGGTCACTACTGATGTGTatatgaagaaggttgaggagaggttgattGAGAAGCTCAAGGCGAGGATATAA